GAAAATCCATAGGTGGCTCCGAATGCTGAGAAGTATATCCAGGATAGTAGCAACTGGTATCCAACCAAAAGCATCAAACCACCCAAGATCAGGGAATGCATTCGTGACTGTCCCATCAACCAGACAATTGTAGTTAAACTAATACCTAATACGAATGCAATGACGCCGGGTATTAGGAGAAAAGGACTTGGCCTGTAAAGCATCATGAAACGGAGGTGTCTCCAACCATCAGAGAACGAGCTAAGTTTTGATTCGCCCTCACGAGGATAATAAGTTATGGGTACTTCCACGATTTTTATATCCAACCTTGATGCTTCTATAACCATTTCAGAAGCAAATTCCATTCCAGAAGTGTGGAGGTTTAATTTATTCCATGTTTCTTTCGTCATGGCCCTCATACCACAGTGAGCGTCAGATATTCCTGTAGAAAATAAAGCATTCAACACCCAAGTCAGGAAAGGATTACCAATGTACTTATGTAATGCGGGCATGGCTCCTTTTCGAATGTCACCCTTTAATCTTGAGCCCATGACAAAATCTGCATTTTCGGTTACAATGGGTTGGATGAATTCAGTCATTTCATCGAAGGGATAGGTTCCATCGGCAT
This Methanobacterium sp. DNA region includes the following protein-coding sequences:
- a CDS encoding glycosyltransferase family 2 protein; the encoded protein is MKVSVVIPALNEEGIVGKTVKLVPKEKLKDAGFETEIIVVDNASEDNTANEAKAAGAKVVYEGNRGYGNAYLKGFSEASGDIIVMGDADGTYPFDEMTEFIQPIVTENADFVMGSRLKGDIRKGAMPALHKYIGNPFLTWVLNALFSTGISDAHCGMRAMTKETWNKLNLHTSGMEFASEMVIEASRLDIKIVEVPITYYPREGESKLSSFSDGWRHLRFMMLYRPSPFLLIPGVIAFVLGISLTTIVWLMGQSRMHSLILGGLMLLVGYQLLLSWIYFSAFGATYGFSSKSNIINKIMNYHSLEKELILGVFFLVIGIILGLNVLNSWSTVGFGALFEIQNAILAMILSILGIQTIFSGMFLSLLLLEKSK